A stretch of Cytophagales bacterium DNA encodes these proteins:
- a CDS encoding helix-turn-helix transcriptional regulator, which yields MKGTHLGELEEIVLLVVANLFDNAYGVVIKLEIEEKCNRSITISTVHNVLQRLKEKSFLESRYSDPTAERGGKRKLLFRVTKSGQAALENSRGMREKLWDGIPKVAFE from the coding sequence ATGAAGGGAACACATTTAGGAGAACTGGAAGAGATCGTGCTATTGGTCGTTGCCAATCTCTTTGATAATGCATACGGGGTAGTGATAAAGCTAGAGATAGAGGAAAAATGCAACCGGTCGATCACCATTAGTACGGTGCATAATGTGTTGCAGCGCTTGAAGGAAAAGAGCTTCCTTGAATCAAGGTACAGCGATCCTACCGCTGAGCGAGGTGGTAAGCGCAAACTCCTGTTTAGAGTAACCAAAAGTGGTCAGGCAGCACTGGAGAATTCTCGTGGAATGCGGGAAAAATTGTGGGATGGCATTCCTAAAGTAGCCTTTGAATGA